A window of Rhinatrema bivittatum chromosome 2, aRhiBiv1.1, whole genome shotgun sequence contains these coding sequences:
- the LOC115083848 gene encoding gastrula zinc finger protein XlCGF57.1-like isoform X2, with protein sequence MLSEGDAEDSFSCSDWGQKCRNQTMSEKKQRNSTRDSALYNQSARNNTNIGEKQRKQIEESLNKKKKLTKHEQEHTAIKPFTASKCSKIFSQKASASHQKFHTGVKQFADYAKSSSQKIYLTKNGGFHTSLRPFPFTKCGKNINQKRSLRLHQRFHTQMKQFACNKCGKCFRWKRILANHKVFHMGVKTYRCSECGKSFRQKSSLMSHQRIHTGVKPFTCTECSKSFRQKSSLKLHQNIHMREKPFVCTECGKSFSQKASLTSHQRIHSGEKPFACTECDKSFSQKASLTSHQRIHSGEKPFACTDCGKSFSQTASLTSHQRTHSGLKPFICIVCERSFSHKASLTLHQRIHTGVKPFTCADCGKNFSQRASLTLHQRIHSGVKPFTCAVCGKSFSQKASLTSHQRIHTGIKPFTCTECGKCFHRKTLLTNHIIFHTGVKPFACPVCGNSFRQKSSLTLHQRIHTGVKPFTCTECGKSFSRKSYLALHQRIHTGVKPFICTVCGRSFSQKASLTSHQIIHTGVKPFTCSECGKSFYRKTYLTNHEGFHTGVKLFECSECGKSFRWKTSFILHKRVHTGVKPFTCTECGKHFSQKSSLTLHQRIHTGVKPYLCSVCGKSFNQKASLTAHQRTHAGVKPFACSVCGKSFQKTYLTNYEGLHTELKPLMCIECS encoded by the coding sequence ATGTTATCAGAAGGAGATGCAGAAGATTCTTTTTCCTGTTCTGACTGGGGGCAAAAGTGTAGGAATCAAACTATGtcagaaaagaagcaaagaaattcaACAAGAGACTCAGCTCTGTATAACCAAAGTGCCAGAAATAACACAAACATAGGGGAGAAGCAGAGAAAGCAAATAGAAGAAAGCTTaaataagaagaaaaaactgaCAAAGCATGAGCAAGAACACACAGCAATCAAACCATTTACAGCTAGTAAATGTAGTAAAATCTTCAGTCAGAAAGCATCAGCATCACATCAGAAATTCCACACTGGAGTGAAACAATTTGCTGACTATGCTAAAAGCTCCAGTCAGAAAATATACCTCACTAAAAATGGAGGATTCCACACCAGCTTGAGACCATTTCCTTTTACTAAGTGTGGTAAAAACATTAATCAGAAGAGATCTCTTAGGTTGCATCAAAGATTCCATACTCAAATGAAACAATTTGCATGTAATAAGTGTGGTAAATGCTTCAGATGGAAGAGGATCCTGGCAAACCATAAAGTCTTCCACATGGGAGTGAAAACATATAGATGTTCTGAGTGCGGTAAAAGCTTTAGGCAAAAGTCATCTCTCATGtcgcatcagagaatccacactggagtgaaaccatttacatgtactgaatgtagtaAAAGCTTTAGGCAAAAGTCCTCTCTCAAATTGCATCAGAATATCCATATGAGAGAAAAACCATTTGTATGTacagagtgtggtaaaagcttcagccAAAAGGCATCTCTTACATCACATCAGAGAATCCATAGTGGAGAAAAAccatttgcatgtactgagtGCGATAAAAGCTTCAGCCAAAAGGCATCTCTTACATCACATCAGAGAATCCATagtggagagaaaccatttgcatgtactgattgtggtaaaagcttcagtcagacGGCATCACTTACATCACATCAAAGAACCCATAGTGGACTGAAACCATTTATAtgtattgtgtgtgagagaagtttTAGTCATAAGGCATCACTAACAttacatcagagaatccatactggagtgaaaccatttacatgtgctGATTGTGGCAAAAACTTCAGTCAAAGGGCATCACTTACAttacatcagagaatccataGTGGAGTGAAACCATTTACCTGTGCTgtgtgtggtaaaagcttcagtcagaaggCATCACTTACATCACATCAGAGAATTCATACTGGAATAAAACCATTTACCTGTACTGAATGTGGGAAATGCTTTCATCGGAAGACACTCCTTACAAACCATATCATTTTTCAcacaggagtgaaaccatttgcatgtccagtgtGTGGTAATAGCTTTAGGCAGAAGTCATCTTTGacattgcatcagagaatccacactggagtgaaaccttttacatgtactgaatgtggtaaaagctttagtcggAAGTCCTATCTTGCATTGCATCAGAGAATTCAcactggagtgaaaccatttatATGTACTGTTTGTGGTAGATCCTTCAGTCAGAAGGCATCACTTACATCACATCAGATAATCCATACTGGTGTGAAACCTTTTACCTGTTCCGAATGTGGAAAAAGCTTCTATCGGAAGACGTATCTTACAAATCATGAAGGATTCCATACTGGAGTCAAACTATTTGAGtgttctgagtgtggtaaaagcttcagatGGAAGACATCTTTCATCTTGCATAAAAGAGTCCAcactggagtgaaaccatttacttgtactgagtgtggtaaacaCTTTAGTCAGAAGTCATCTCTTacattgcatcagagaatccacactggagtgaAACCATATTTATGTTCTgtatgtggtaaaagcttcaatcAGAAAGCATCTCTTACAGCACACCAGAGAACCCATGCTGGAGTAAAACCATTTGCATGTTCTGTTTGTGGTAAAAGCTTTCAGAAGACATATCTCACAAACTATGAAGGATTGCATACTGAACTGAAACCATTGATGTGTATTGAATGTAGTTAA
- the LOC115083848 gene encoding oocyte zinc finger protein XlCOF6-like isoform X1 gives MPARASAQVSVTFEDIAVYFSQEEWEDLEEQQKELYKDVMKENYQILCSLGSGSPTVTPDIISHIERGEEPYIRDELGSEERETGRSSCSENDDPRNNNTEIHQWELSKNPEGNKMLSEGDAEDSFSCSDWGQKCRNQTMSEKKQRNSTRDSALYNQSARNNTNIGEKQRKQIEESLNKKKKLTKHEQEHTAIKPFTASKCSKIFSQKASASHQKFHTGVKQFADYAKSSSQKIYLTKNGGFHTSLRPFPFTKCGKNINQKRSLRLHQRFHTQMKQFACNKCGKCFRWKRILANHKVFHMGVKTYRCSECGKSFRQKSSLMSHQRIHTGVKPFTCTECSKSFRQKSSLKLHQNIHMREKPFVCTECGKSFSQKASLTSHQRIHSGEKPFACTECDKSFSQKASLTSHQRIHSGEKPFACTDCGKSFSQTASLTSHQRTHSGLKPFICIVCERSFSHKASLTLHQRIHTGVKPFTCADCGKNFSQRASLTLHQRIHSGVKPFTCAVCGKSFSQKASLTSHQRIHTGIKPFTCTECGKCFHRKTLLTNHIIFHTGVKPFACPVCGNSFRQKSSLTLHQRIHTGVKPFTCTECGKSFSRKSYLALHQRIHTGVKPFICTVCGRSFSQKASLTSHQIIHTGVKPFTCSECGKSFYRKTYLTNHEGFHTGVKLFECSECGKSFRWKTSFILHKRVHTGVKPFTCTECGKHFSQKSSLTLHQRIHTGVKPYLCSVCGKSFNQKASLTAHQRTHAGVKPFACSVCGKSFQKTYLTNYEGLHTELKPLMCIECS, from the exons GATCAGGCTCTCCGACTGTCACCCCTGATATCATCTCCCACATTGAACGAGGGGAAGAGCCGTACATCAGGGATGagctgggatcagaggaaagagaaactggaagaagcagctgctcag aAAATGATGATCCCAGAAACAATAATACAGAGATACATCAGTGGGAGCTCAGTAAGAATCCAGAAGGGAACAAGATGTTATCAGAAGGAGATGCAGAAGATTCTTTTTCCTGTTCTGACTGGGGGCAAAAGTGTAGGAATCAAACTATGtcagaaaagaagcaaagaaattcaACAAGAGACTCAGCTCTGTATAACCAAAGTGCCAGAAATAACACAAACATAGGGGAGAAGCAGAGAAAGCAAATAGAAGAAAGCTTaaataagaagaaaaaactgaCAAAGCATGAGCAAGAACACACAGCAATCAAACCATTTACAGCTAGTAAATGTAGTAAAATCTTCAGTCAGAAAGCATCAGCATCACATCAGAAATTCCACACTGGAGTGAAACAATTTGCTGACTATGCTAAAAGCTCCAGTCAGAAAATATACCTCACTAAAAATGGAGGATTCCACACCAGCTTGAGACCATTTCCTTTTACTAAGTGTGGTAAAAACATTAATCAGAAGAGATCTCTTAGGTTGCATCAAAGATTCCATACTCAAATGAAACAATTTGCATGTAATAAGTGTGGTAAATGCTTCAGATGGAAGAGGATCCTGGCAAACCATAAAGTCTTCCACATGGGAGTGAAAACATATAGATGTTCTGAGTGCGGTAAAAGCTTTAGGCAAAAGTCATCTCTCATGtcgcatcagagaatccacactggagtgaaaccatttacatgtactgaatgtagtaAAAGCTTTAGGCAAAAGTCCTCTCTCAAATTGCATCAGAATATCCATATGAGAGAAAAACCATTTGTATGTacagagtgtggtaaaagcttcagccAAAAGGCATCTCTTACATCACATCAGAGAATCCATAGTGGAGAAAAAccatttgcatgtactgagtGCGATAAAAGCTTCAGCCAAAAGGCATCTCTTACATCACATCAGAGAATCCATagtggagagaaaccatttgcatgtactgattgtggtaaaagcttcagtcagacGGCATCACTTACATCACATCAAAGAACCCATAGTGGACTGAAACCATTTATAtgtattgtgtgtgagagaagtttTAGTCATAAGGCATCACTAACAttacatcagagaatccatactggagtgaaaccatttacatgtgctGATTGTGGCAAAAACTTCAGTCAAAGGGCATCACTTACAttacatcagagaatccataGTGGAGTGAAACCATTTACCTGTGCTgtgtgtggtaaaagcttcagtcagaaggCATCACTTACATCACATCAGAGAATTCATACTGGAATAAAACCATTTACCTGTACTGAATGTGGGAAATGCTTTCATCGGAAGACACTCCTTACAAACCATATCATTTTTCAcacaggagtgaaaccatttgcatgtccagtgtGTGGTAATAGCTTTAGGCAGAAGTCATCTTTGacattgcatcagagaatccacactggagtgaaaccttttacatgtactgaatgtggtaaaagctttagtcggAAGTCCTATCTTGCATTGCATCAGAGAATTCAcactggagtgaaaccatttatATGTACTGTTTGTGGTAGATCCTTCAGTCAGAAGGCATCACTTACATCACATCAGATAATCCATACTGGTGTGAAACCTTTTACCTGTTCCGAATGTGGAAAAAGCTTCTATCGGAAGACGTATCTTACAAATCATGAAGGATTCCATACTGGAGTCAAACTATTTGAGtgttctgagtgtggtaaaagcttcagatGGAAGACATCTTTCATCTTGCATAAAAGAGTCCAcactggagtgaaaccatttacttgtactgagtgtggtaaacaCTTTAGTCAGAAGTCATCTCTTacattgcatcagagaatccacactggagtgaAACCATATTTATGTTCTgtatgtggtaaaagcttcaatcAGAAAGCATCTCTTACAGCACACCAGAGAACCCATGCTGGAGTAAAACCATTTGCATGTTCTGTTTGTGGTAAAAGCTTTCAGAAGACATATCTCACAAACTATGAAGGATTGCATACTGAACTGAAACCATTGATGTGTATTGAATGTAGTTAA